One Populus nigra chromosome 16, ddPopNigr1.1, whole genome shotgun sequence genomic window, tctaataataatCGACGAaagaatgaaaattttaaaaaaaatttaacatatcaAAAGGTACGAAGCATGCATTTTATATGCTTCATATCAGGTGGGATGTTGaggtgttaatattttttttaattataattagttttttatttatgaatttttaataaGATCAATATTTCTAGGTTTTCTAGTATGATTCTCAATAAACTAATCAAAGCAAAACgagcaaataacaaaaattgtCAAGCCGATGCCGCGTGGATTTTGATGTacgacaaaagaaaagagaggataATGTGCGTTTTGATCGTCAGGTTTCTGTTAGCGTTGATCATGACCAAATGTGTACCacatatttttcctttctttttctctgagTCTTCGTCGTGCCAGGAAGACAGGAAGGACcatatgaatttaatttgatcGTAAGCTTTCCGTAAGCGTTGATCATGACCGAGGGCGTTTCTCCTTACtgtaattgttttgttttgccttGGAAACTTCAAGTGAAGGCTCCTtacattttgttttcctttttttcttctctattttggATCGTCTGCGTCGCAATATTTAGAATGGGCTCATGATGTACGTTGACGAGCTTGACTTACTAAGTGGAAGCCATGAATTAGAGGTCTTCCGCTTCTTTTGTGGGAACTCTTCATGTAATTTCCTAATGCTTTATCCGTGGGACAGTGACCATGCAATAATTCGAAGACTTTAATTTGTGGCCATTGATTTCCTTTCATATTGATCAAGATGGTAGTCGATGTCTGTATATATATCCTATAAACCTTTTCAGCAAAGTTTAACAAACCCAATATTTTATTTCCCTAaagtttttctctctcatttaaTGTTCGGAGGAATATTAAGGCACCTCTTTGGTGGTGCGTATGCAGCCCTTCTTTTGCTAGTGATCCTATCCACCCACCATGGTTGCAGTGCTAGAAAGAACAACAATTACTGCGCTCCTTCTTCTTGCGGCAATATCCATAATATTAGCTACCCTTTTCGATTAAATACCGATCCTGAAAGCTGCGGCATCAAAACTTATGAACTTGCTTGTGAAAACAACGTACGTCCAGCTTTATACTTGAACAAGGTAAAATATTATGTTCAGGCAATCAATTACGGTGGCTTCACAATTCGACTTGTGGAAGCTGGTGTTCAGCAGGATGATTGCTTCTCCATCCCTCATCATTCTATTATGCCATATATTTCGCCCTCGGCGTATTATGATCGACGTTATATTGGATATCAAGTAATAACTTTTATATGTTGCGAAAATCAAATACTGCATCCTCCATATCATTTTTTGGACACTTCTTCTTGCAAAAATGGCAGTAGTACTGCATATAATTCTTATTCGTTTAGCAGTATCTCTTCTCCCAGCTGCATCAAGGAAGGTTATTCCTATGTCATTACTGGTGATGCGCACTTTAAAGATATACCGGACTTATGCcgtataaatttgatttatactGTGCCTGGATTTCTTCTGCCAGAAAATAGGACCAATATGTCCTACATAGATGTCCATGATGTTTTGGTACATGGGTTCGAGCTTTCATGGTTGTCGGCCTGTTGTCATTCTGTCAAGGAAAACCGCTGCAACCTTGATGAATCCACCAGGAACAATTATTGTAGACATGGTAtgtattctctctctctctctctctctgcttaCCTCAGGTACTGTATTGTGATTATCGATACCGTATTTGCTTTATTTTCTATTGATAAAAACTTGCAAGAAATCTTCTACAAGTCAATATTAATGATTTCTATTGTGAtgatagagaaataaaaattaattatgctcCAATAGTGCTTGGTTTCCGTTTACGTGTTAAGGACTTAAGGGTTTAAAATTCTGCCTGTCTGCATGCTAATTAATCTCTTAAGAAgatttaaatcaattattttaattggacttttttttttcttaataaacagCCGGCGTCATTAGACGTGCAAGAGGTAAGAAGCTCCTTCACATTGCTGTTATTCTTTACATGgaaaattaacatatattatccaatatatgtttattaattgatattctATTTAACTAGCTCCAAAGGTAACAAACAGTATGCTTTCTCTGCTCCAAAAATTTAAAACAGAGTTTTCATAggcattttctttttccagataacgttttgattattttatttttttcttaaaacctCTCTCTCTTATGTCTTTTAAATATAGATATAGACAtttggtgaaattaaaaagcaaatattattgttttaattattacagAGAGGTTACAAATTAACTCCCGTACGTCGTTGTagttttaatgtaataattttgTGCCTTTCTAGCTATTACTCACATGGGTTatttttggtggtttttttttggtgtttttaaatttcacttattaaaaaaaattttatgttacTGTTGATGTCATATTTTTTATGCCTTCTcaggatttttttctcttcatctcttctcatttcttttcatttaatatctttttaaaaaatatcgttattttaaataataagttataaaaattgtatctttttaaaaattaatttattttaattgtgctacTATggcaatatttttaattaattatgctaacttaacaaaaaaatattttgagactATTTCTCTGTatagtaatttaaattttacatgcTAAATATCACTTAAGACTCTCCTTCTCTTTTACATACCAATTACCTTGGCACAACGTTTTAacgataatttttaatttgagtcaaataaaattaatattttataattatattatcacaaatacaaaatattaagatgatgatTATAAAttctagtttttaatttgtttttagaaaaatagttataatattgatgtatttcttattttttggtgaaaaagTACATCCTTGTTTTTAACACATgataatattctttattttttatattaaaaaagaaaacgggaaaagaaaagaaaaactaaaaattaatgaaaaagaaaaataatgttcTGTTTCTAATTAAACACACTCCTGGTCTCTTTAacaattgtttatatatatattttgcagaATTTCTGGAAGTTTATATAACCGCTTACATTTGTAAGAATTTTTCTCTCCAAACAAGTTGCATATTAGATTAGACGTGTGGATTAATTACTTTGGGATATATAGATCATTAGCTTGCATATTAAACTTAACaagtatttatattaataacattTCTATTTCTATAGATTGTGAAAATGAAACTAAAACATCAAAGTTTGTGGAATATTAGAGATAAATAGATCTTTGAGGCTTTGCTTTCCAAGAATATTATGTGAACTCTCTAACTTCTAGGCTAGTTAGGATCCTAAGAAACTGTATGTAAGATACAGTAAGCTAAGTATGAAGTGGATACTTTAATTTTCTGGaaaattgaagttaaaaaaaccataaacctGGTTTTAAAATTTGTACTGAGTTTGAAAAACAGATTTTAGAGGTTAtctatagtttttatttacaaggttttccattgtttttcaaataaagaaaagacaaacaatacagtttttttcttttatatacaagattttttaacaaagtgaaatattaaaactatttttttttcattttcatatatatttaattagtgtagcgaacttattttttattgtaagactaatataaaaacttttttgagTTCAAGATACGGCTTtttacaaatgatttttttaacaaagtgaaatattaaaaaatacatatttgtttttagcaAATGAAcagcatattttataatttttttattagaaaataaaattggaaaagaaaagaaaaactaaaaatgaaaaagaaaaatagtttcatGTTTCTAAAACACACTCCTAGTCTctttaacaattgtttttttttttttcagattatgTGGGATATTCTATAGATAAAGAATTCCATGGTAAGAATGTTTCTCTCTCCAAACAAGGTGCATATTAGATTAGACGTGTGGATTAATTACTTTGGGATATATAGATCATTAGCTTGCATATTAAACTTAACAAGTATTTATTAATAACTTTTCTATTTCTGTAGATTGtgaaaatgaaactaaaaagGATGTAAAACATCAAAGTTTGTGGAATATTAGAGATAAATAGATCTTTGAGGCTTTGCTTTCCAAGAATATTGTGTGAACTCTCTAACTTCTAGCTAGTTAGGATCCCAAGAAACTGTATGTAAGATGACAATGAGCTAAGCATGAAGTGGATACTTTAATTTTCTGGaaaattgaagttaaaaaaaccataaaccagtttttaaaatttgtacTGAGTTTGAAAAACAGATTTTAGAGGTTAtctatagtttttatttacaaggttttccattgtttttcaaataaaaaaagataaacaatacagtttttttcttttatatacaagattttttaacaaagtgaaatattaaaactatttttttttcattttcatatttaattagtgtagcgaacttattttttattgtaagaataatataaaaacttttttgagTTCAAGATACGGCTTtttacaaatgatttttttaacaaagtgaaatattaaaaaatacatatttgtttttagcaaatgaacaacatattttataatttttttattagaaaataaaattggaaaagaaaagaaaaactaaaaatgaaaaagaaaagtttcaTGTTTCTAAAACACACTCCTAGTCTctttaacaattgtttttctttttttttcagattatgTGGGATATTCTATAGATAAAGAATTCCTTGGTAAGAATTTTTCTCTCTCCAAACAAGGTGCATATTAGATTAGTCGTGTGGATTAATTTTGGATATATAGATCTCTAGCTTGCATATGAAACTTAACAgctatttattaataatttttctatttcaatagattgttaaattattttttatggtaaaatTATTTAGTTGCATGTATTCAACATAAGATCTTAATTAATgtgttatcctttttttttaccaataatattaatttgagaGGCAAATGAATTGCAATCTTCAAATAATGCTTTACCTGTGAGTTTTGCACTGTTTGTTTGGTTTCTTTATTCCTTCAAATCCTttgtaattcattttattttttatttggatgaaTTATTGATCTTCATCCCTTTGCTCACTTATCAAGCAACATGAGATGAATGGTAAGTTACATCTCTCATCTTTATCATTTCTCCTAATAAGGGGAATGATGAATTAAAGAGATctgtttaattctttttaaagttCTTCTTGTTAAACAAATAATACACTGAATATTCCTCTTTTACGATGCCTCTTCTCTTATCCATCTTTTTCTCAGTTCCTTTTAATAAACAGAGAGTTAAGTTCAAATCTTAATGTTTACTTATTTCTCTATTGATTAAGAGAGAGTGGACATAACTGGATTTTTGAAACTTATATGGCTTATTGAGTTGGGCAGTGTTTAACGCAGTTGTCTGAAGCAACTCCAACTATCCTTAACATTACTAttatatcattaatattttgtgttgtttcttattttgttttcggTTGTcctcttgtttttatttggcagcctataattttaatgtgttcgTCACTCCATATTCATTACGCCTTGTCATAGTTGTGCTCACTGCGCTACTTGCCCCCATTGGTAAGTATTTTACTTTGCTTATTTGGACTCACTGTGATACACATAAATGTATGTATATCAGACGCACAACAAATTCACCTTAAGACAAGCACTATTCATGACCCAGTAAtaaaaaacgagagaaaatTAAGTGCTAGAAATTATCTCCAAGTTTCGATATACTTTATTATAGTTAATTCACCTTAGAATTAGCTTTTGCTTATTCGCATCAGTTTAGTTGTTGAAAATAAGTCTTTCAAATCGAAAATATAATAGCCcgagaattttaaaattttatattattccctttattctttaatttcataGAATTGCATAAATACTATTATGTTTGCATCTTCAGAAGGTATTTATTAGAGCTTTTTTCAAAAGGTATTTATTAGAGCTTTGAGGGAGTCAgttcttaaaattaaagaaatagaaTGCAGTTACACAAATTTAGAAgttaaaatattcatattaagGACTTTTACTGATGAAAAAAAGTATAAACGCtaatggataaaataaaaaatttaaagaaaaacatgggCCAAATTAGGTGCATGCTCACACACATATACACAccctaaaataaatgaaatacagaaggttttttttataataagaatttgtttgtttgagaaaaatatgttttcatggATACACTGTTAAATTGGAAAGGACTCTACAACATAATGAAAGTCACATTTCTATtcagataaaaagaaagatatgaaaatctaataacaaaaaatatatatgttaacaACATTTATTGTCCTTGTGATGTATTTATGCAGCGGCATATCGTGTACTGTTATTTTTGTGTGGGCTTCCATGTCTTATAACCTTGCTGGTCTACAAATGGCGAAGAAAACATTTATCCATATATGACAACATTGAAAAGTTCTTGCAAAGTCATGATAATGATCTTATGCCAGTAAGATACTCTTACTCGGATATTAAGAAGATAACCAATGGTTTTAAAGATAAGTTGGGTGAAGGAGGTTTTGGCTTAGTGTACAAAGGAAAGCTTTGTAGTGGCGGTTTTGCGGCGGTAAAAATTTTGAGCAAGTCAAAAGCCAATGGACAAGATTTTATCAACGAAGTTGCCACCATTGGAAGAATTTACCATGTCAATGTTGTGCGACTCATAGGCTTCACTGTCGAGGGTTCGAAGCGTGCTCTTATATACGAGTTCATGCCTAATGGGTCTCTTGATAAGTACATTGTTTCTCGACAAGGTAGCATCTCATTGAGCAATGAGAAAATGTACGAGATTTCTCTTGGGGTGGCTCGTGGAATTGAATATCTACATCAAGGTTGTGATATGCAAATTTTGCATTTTGATATCAAGCCTCACAATATTCTTCTTGATGAAAAATTTATTCCAAAACTTTCAGATTTTGGACTAGCAAAATTATACCCAACAGATAATAGTATTGTGCCCCTTACTGCGGCTAGAGGAACGATAGGATATATGGCTCCTGAattgttttacaaaaatattggaGGTGTCTCTCACAAATCCGATGTCTATAGTTTTGGGATGCTGTTAATGGAAATGATTGGAAGAAGGAAGAACTTGAATGCATTGGCGGATCATTCAAGTCAAATTTACTTCCCTTCCTGGATTTATGACCAAGTTAGTGAAGGAAAGGATGTTGAACTAGGAGATCATGCCACGAAGCAgggaaaagaaacaataaagaagATGATTAAAGTGGCATTATGGTGCATACAATTGAGGCCGAATGATCGTCCGTCGATGCATGATGTTGTGAAGATGCTTAAATCAGATGTTGAATCCCTACAAATGCCTCCTAAACCTTTTTTAACTCCACATCATATGCCAAAAGATGATGATACGACCAATCCAATAAAGTTATCTGATCCACCCAGTGATTGTATCGACTCTTCATATCAGTTTGGTCGTTAATGATGAAAATATAGTACTTAGTGTCtctattaattttgataaaggATTAACTATGTGCACTGTGTAAGTGTTTAAACTTTATTGATTGTATCTATGGGTTTTTGAATAATATCTCTCAATGACTCAAGTGTTGAATTCCATCTACAACGAGTAAAGAAGCACCCAATAGATTTGTGCTCCAGAAACATGTAATTGAGGACACCATTTAATGACTAGATCCTTCTCTGATGTCTCCCTTACAAAGTCTTTTGGAAGCTTGGCCTCTTCTAATTCTCTTACAACCCATAGGAAGTAATTGTTGCTTCCTCTACGACCGCCCGCCAGTTATGCCATTTGCTCTTCTCCAAGGGCATCCAGGCTGAACTTGGATCCACTCTCCATGCACATAGATTCTTGCCCACTGGGCGGGCTCGTTTAGTTATGACATGTTTGCTTTCGTTTCTTTATTTGAAAGCTTGGGCTTGGAAGATCTTGAAATGCTATTTCTACTTCTTTTTTTAGTGCACAAAACAAGCAATGGGATTGATCTCGTCTCTATTTATTATTGGGTTGGATTTCACATAGTACTAATATTTATTGGTCATTAGTATGTacataggtttttttaaaaaaaaaatacaaaacaatgttatttgggtttttttaaaacaaaacaatattattctGATAGATCAAAATTAGCCTGTTCAACCCATATTCCAAAGTAGGTTTAAATTAGGATGGTCTTGAAGCAACCTCCATTCTtgcaaataaatatgaaattaagTCCCATTAAGAACAAAACTGATGAAATAAATTACCTCTCTAGTACAAGTTATATATACAAAGAAGAGGTCTTTGTACTCATGTAAGTTGAGCTAGTTAAGAGAAATAAAGTTACTAGAAACCGAAATGGTGGTTTGATAGAGAAAGGATCCTGAAATGGAGGATTTCGTAGTTTAGATTCTGTAATTTTCTAAAAGATAAAGTGCGACTcctgcatttaaaaaaaatataattatactctttatttgatttttttttatttatcaaaattaatctcTTCCTCTctccattttttataaaagaaaaaggtgaaaATTCTCTAAGTTGgtttggtgattaaagatgttCTATTAAACTTTGAGGTAGAAGAatgtattaaattataaattcttttctgtgattttttattacttaGGATTTTTCACTTCTTCTTGTgtcgattttctttttaaattgaactctaaaaagtaattaataaaatctcatTAATTACTCCTCgtgtattataaattttatttcttaaattacaAGATGGATTGACTAATAAATCTAAGGACTGAAGTGAAATGTGTACAAATTGACTTTTGATAGTGTGATTATATCCACTGTAAGAAAAGCACTTTGCCATGAGTCATAACTATTGCAGTTGAAACAATCAATTAGCAAGATAGACGCCTGATTTCCTGGTGATCATTAATTGCTTCGAAAAGtatcatatttataaaatttaatctagAACTTATCTTGATTGGGTTTTACTggaaaccatttttttatttatcaaaacaattttgttttagttttaattttttttaaatcataacccAGATCGACCGTTAACCTATGAATCAacccatttaatttataatatatgttttaaacCGGTTATTCTTGAATCAAGTTTCATagctaaacaaatatatatattaatagaaaaactCATTCCAAGGAGATGACCCGGAGGACAACGATTTGGTGAGGTAAGAAATTTATCAAGGAATCAATTTGCTCCTGCCATTAAGGGCAAAAGGTTGAAAATGCTTCAACCATCACATGCAACTTCCACCTTTGCATGATTACAAGAAACTTTTATATATCAGAGCCAACCACTACGATTAATTGTTGTCttcccctcttcttcttctttttaacttacaccattttttttttaataagcttGGCATACCAAGAACGAAGCCTCTACTTATTCAATCCTTaatcaaattattcatattgTATATAAGATTGATGCATTAACTAGAAAcgttttttaatcttgattgaTGAATGGGTTCTAAGCTCAGTTGCCATCCAAACAAAGCCGGATTGATAAAGAGGGTATTTAgaagtataataataattgttcaaggtgttttttattagaaaatacttcaaaataatattttttattttttaaaaaaaaaattcatactaacatattaaaacaattcaaaaaaataaagaaattaattttaaaaaaataaaatttatccaaCCCATTTAAAACGCGATGCTGAAGGAGCAAAGACAAGCTCAAGATATCTGTTCCTTTGTTAACGGGTTGTCTAGACGAGGGCTTGCCTGTTTACTTACCATTATTGCAAGTCACATATTCTCTCTTCTTCCACACGTTGCTACTTGACCTATCTTCCAAGGAAATTTTATACAACAATATGCTTATGTAATTATGCTTCTGATGAATCTTTTGTGCATGAATTAACATAGATAGTCAAAGATCTTGAAAGAGAAGAATTGTAATCCAAAAGggagaaaaatgatgaaaaggcATCACATGCTTGCTTTTACTGCAGGGAACAACCATCATTTACTTTCAcacttttttatcatttctttattttactgCCTTTATGCTACAATCCAAGTCAATACTTGGGATCACAACCCAATTGATGCCAAATTTAGTAGATttgtggagtttttttttttttatccaaatgtATTCTAATAACGGAATTAGACCTCTACAGCTCAATTATCAGGAATTATGGAGCCAATAACGGCAGCAACCTCATCATTCATGTTCTTGATAGTAGAATTATTCTTCtaaaaggatataaaaataatagttcCTTTAACAACAAGGAAATTAAACTATTTCATGGGATCAATCTAAGGGTTTGAACTGGGGAGGGGTGGCAGTCAGAAAGAGAAAGATGGAAAAGaactagaaagaaaattgaactcTAAGTGATAACTATGCTATGGCAATTAAGAAATGATTCTCTGCCATTACTTCCTTGGGGAAGGAACAAAATACATTATAAAGTTTGTTAACCTAACACTTTAATCTATTATAGCAAAGGAATAAAGggaaagaaacaaaaggagaaaTGTAGTTAGTCATCATCAAAAAGTAGACAAATGGTGAAGGGGAATTATGTAAACATGCAAGCCACTGTCCACCACAAggaaataataagaaatgaaGAATCTCACCAAGTCACCTACCTCTCTTCCTCCCCCTCAATAGACCTTCTGATCTTTTATATAAGAACTTTCTTCAACTGTCAAAACCCACAAAACTAGAGACTAGagagcttctttttttctttttcatagaaCAGAATGCATAAGAAGCTTAGGCAATGCCATGTTCTCTTGCTTTCTCTGTTTTGTTCGTCTTCTTTGGCCTCTTCATTGAGCCAAGTTAACCTATTCAACCAAGCCAAGAACTATGAGGGCTCCTCTGATTTAGTAGACCTTCAGTACCACATGGGGCCTGTTCTGGCTGGACCTGTCAACTTGTACATTATCTGGTATGGTCGATGGAACCGAAACCACCAAGCTACTATTAGAGATTTCATCTATTCCCTCTCTTATTCATCTCCTTACCCTTCTGTTTCTGATTGGTGGAGGACAGTCCGTCTTTATACAGACCAAACAGGATCGAATGTCACTGGAAACATTGTCCTGTCAGGGGAGTTCTATGACTATAGATACTCTCATGGTCGTTATCTAAGTCGTTTGGCGATGCAATCCATCATCAAATCTGCAGTCACTGCCCATCCAAGAGCTTTACCTCTCAATCCTCACAATGGTCTCTACTTAGTGCTGACTTCTGGTGATGTTCAAGTTCAAGATTTCTGTAGAGCAGTTTGTGGTTTTCACTACTTCACATTTCCGACCATAGTTGGTGTCACTGTGCCTTATGCCTGGGTTGGTTATAGCGGAACTCAATGTCCTGGTATGTGTGCTTATCCATTTGCATGGCCTAAGTATTCAGGGAAGCCACCGCCAAGCACTAACGGAGGCAACAACATAATGAGAGCCCCAAACGGAGATCCTGGTGTAGACGGAATGATCAGTGTGCTTGCTCATGAGTTAGCAGAAGTGTCAAGTAATCCATTTATCAATGCATGGTATGCAGGAGATGACCCTACCTCGCCAACCGAGATAGCAGATTTATGCCTGGGCGTGTATGGGACTGGTGGGGGTGGAGGTTTTGTGGGGAAAGTGAATAAAGATTCTTGGGGAGATGGGTACAATGTGAACGGAGTGAAAGGGAGGAGGTTCCTGGTGCAATGGGTATGGAACCCTGTGAAAAGGAGATGCTTTGGGCCCAATGCCATTGATTAGAAGTGTGCTAAATGTCCATGATTTCCAATAATTTCCAGCTCTTCCCCTTGCTTTTGACATCTGGAAAGGCAGGATAAGGCTTTGAGTGCAGAGCATGCACGGGAATCTGACGAGCAAGCAGGCAAGATAGGCCTGCTTTGATGATAGATATCCGCTTATCAGAGACAAGATACTTCGCTTGTTGGATGCATAGCTACGAAACATATCactattttaactttttaaggCATTGTTTGGAAAACCTAAAGTTTAAATGAGGcgtaacacatttttttttctttttgcctttAGAATGTTGACCTCGTTTAAAGGCATCATCTAATGATCAAAAGGTCAATCTGCCTCTCAAACAAGTCTGTAATTGTAATGCCTTCTCCACTCATTTGTAATTGTCTTCCTACAAGATCGAGTGATCCCTGGTTGATTTTCAGTGTTAATAAAGGGCTCAAATCATGGATTCAATCTGCTTACCAATCAACAACAAAATCTAGTAGAAGCTATCCACTAACTAAATCTATGGAAGGTGCAACCAAAATGTTCATCATCTCAATTAGGTCACCACTGGAAACAAAACAATTTGATGATATAATAGTATATGTAGCCTGGATCCAACACAGAGCGAGCATCATCAAGAAGCAAGCTAACTAGTAGTTTTATTATGACAGCAAAATTGTGACAAATTGTGTAAATAATACAgaagataaaaaatgaatttcaatgACATACTTCAAACTATCATTTACAAAACTGTGTCTATACTGCTAACATGAATAGGATCATTTCTTGAACCTCAAATCTCTATGATGGCTAAATGCTGGATATCTTTCTCTGCGGTGACAACAATTTGATATGCTATGATAAATCAAAATGCTTTTGTAGTTCATCCTAATCAACAAAGTTTGGGGAAAATTGACATGTACAATTCACAATACATCATAGCAACGGATACAGGAGTGATCAATAAGCCGAGAGACGAGACTTCCTGGCTCTGGAGTGAGAGTAGATGTCAAGCTATTCCAAAAATGAAATGTCAATGACTCACTGAGAATCTTTTCAAAGAGAGCATCTTGGTGAGCTTTTTCATTCTCATTTGCCGGTGTGGTGAAGTAGCTGTTTGCatttagaattaattaaggCACAAATGaggtaaagaatttttttatgcgACAGATCTGTTGAAGATTTTGACTCTTAAAAGGCTAAAATATAAGATATCACGTATATACAAAGCCATCATAAACCAGACAAATAAAGGGTATATGCAAATTGCATTtgccaaaaaaaagagagagaaaaaagcagTGCAGGTGAAGAACAACTTCTCTCGTCAAACTGTAAAATGAACATTGAGAATCCAGCAGACAGAGTACATTTTGGGAGGATGTATTCACTAGGAATTATCTTAAATTTTCAGCCGAAATATTTTCTGCAATATAAGACAAGAATTTCAGCACCAATTTCTCAAACCCCAAACACAAACTTATCCTTATCCACCCAATTCCAGACCAAAAACCTCCGTTTAAGTTGTCTCAAAGACAAGGCTGAAA contains:
- the LOC133675699 gene encoding LEAF RUST 10 DISEASE-RESISTANCE LOCUS RECEPTOR-LIKE PROTEIN KINASE-like 2.1 isoform X2; translated protein: MFGGILRHLFGGAYAALLLLVILSTHHGCSARKNNNYCAPSSCGNIHNISYPFRLNTDPESCGIKTYELACENNVRPALYLNKVKYYVQAINYGGFTIRLVEAGVQQDDCFSIPHHSIMPYISPSAYYDRRYIGYQVITFICCENQILHPPYHFLDTSSCKNGSSTAYNSYSFSSISSPSCIKEGYSYVITGDAHFKDIPDLCRINLIYTVPGFLLPENRTNMSYIDVHDVLVHGFELSWLSACCHSVKENRCNLDESTRNNYCRHEFLEVYITAYIYYVGYSIDKEFHDYVGYSIDKEFLAYNFNVFVTPYSLRLVIVVLTALLAPIAAYRVLLFLCGLPCLITLLVYKWRRKHLSIYDNIEKFLQSHDNDLMPVRYSYSDIKKITNGFKDKLGEGGFGLVYKGKLCSGGFAAVKILSKSKANGQDFINEVATIGRIYHVNVVRLIGFTVEGSKRALIYEFMPNGSLDKYIVSRQGSISLSNEKMYEISLGVARGIEYLHQGCDMQILHFDIKPHNILLDEKFIPKLSDFGLAKLYPTDNSIVPLTAARGTIGYMAPELFYKNIGGVSHKSDVYSFGMLLMEMIGRRKNLNALADHSSQIYFPSWIYDQVSEGKDVELGDHATKQGKETIKKMIKVALWCIQLRPNDRPSMHDVVKMLKSDVESLQMPPKPFLTPHHMPKDDDTTNPIKLSDPPSDCIDSSYQFGR
- the LOC133675699 gene encoding LEAF RUST 10 DISEASE-RESISTANCE LOCUS RECEPTOR-LIKE PROTEIN KINASE-like 2.5 isoform X1, which encodes MFGGILRHLFGGAYAALLLLVILSTHHGCSARKNNNYCAPSSCGNIHNISYPFRLNTDPESCGIKTYELACENNVRPALYLNKVKYYVQAINYGGFTIRLVEAGVQQDDCFSIPHHSIMPYISPSAYYDRRYIGYQVITFICCENQILHPPYHFLDTSSCKNGSSTAYNSYSFSSISSPSCIKEGYSYVITGDAHFKDIPDLCRINLIYTVPGFLLPENRTNMSYIDVHDVLVHGFELSWLSACCHSVKENRCNLDESTRNNYCRHAGVIRRAREFLEVYITAYIYYVGYSIDKEFHDYVGYSIDKEFLAYNFNVFVTPYSLRLVIVVLTALLAPIAAYRVLLFLCGLPCLITLLVYKWRRKHLSIYDNIEKFLQSHDNDLMPVRYSYSDIKKITNGFKDKLGEGGFGLVYKGKLCSGGFAAVKILSKSKANGQDFINEVATIGRIYHVNVVRLIGFTVEGSKRALIYEFMPNGSLDKYIVSRQGSISLSNEKMYEISLGVARGIEYLHQGCDMQILHFDIKPHNILLDEKFIPKLSDFGLAKLYPTDNSIVPLTAARGTIGYMAPELFYKNIGGVSHKSDVYSFGMLLMEMIGRRKNLNALADHSSQIYFPSWIYDQVSEGKDVELGDHATKQGKETIKKMIKVALWCIQLRPNDRPSMHDVVKMLKSDVESLQMPPKPFLTPHHMPKDDDTTNPIKLSDPPSDCIDSSYQFGR
- the LOC133675699 gene encoding rust resistance kinase Lr10-like isoform X5, which translates into the protein MFGGILRHLFGGAYAALLLLVILSTHHGCSARKNNNYCAPSSCGNIHNISYPFRLNTDPESCGIKTYELACENNVRPALYLNKVKYYVQAINYGGFTIRLVEAGVQQDDCFSIPHHSIMPYISPSAYYDRRYIGYQVITFICCENQILHPPYHFLDTSSCKNGSSTAYNSYSFSSISSPSCIKEENRTNMSYIDVHDVLVHGFELSWLSACCHSVKENRCNLDESTRNNYCRHAGVIRRAREFLEVYITAYIYYVGYSIDKEFHDYVGYSIDKEFLAYNFNVFVTPYSLRLVIVVLTALLAPIAAYRVLLFLCGLPCLITLLVYKWRRKHLSIYDNIEKFLQSHDNDLMPVRYSYSDIKKITNGFKDKLGEGGFGLVYKGKLCSGGFAAVKILSKSKANGQDFINEVATIGRIYHVNVVRLIGFTVEGSKRALIYEFMPNGSLDKYIVSRQGSISLSNEKMYEISLGVARGIEYLHQGCDMQILHFDIKPHNILLDEKFIPKLSDFGLAKLYPTDNSIVPLTAARGTIGYMAPELFYKNIGGVSHKSDVYSFGMLLMEMIGRRKNLNALADHSSQIYFPSWIYDQVSEGKDVELGDHATKQGKETIKKMIKVALWCIQLRPNDRPSMHDVVKMLKSDVESLQMPPKPFLTPHHMPKDDDTTNPIKLSDPPSDCIDSSYQFGR